From Arcobacter arenosus:
TTAGTAAAGTTAATCATACCATCTGGGTTTCCACCAAAAATTCTTCTGTCGTTTAAGTTCTCTTTTGATTCTGGGTTATATATTGTTTTTCTTCCCACTTAATTTTCCTCTATATTTTTTGATATTTTATTTAATTTACAAAACTTTTTGTATGACAAAAATGTAAGGTTATCTTATTGACAACCTGAACATTCCATACTTCTATCCTCTACATCATTTGATGCTTCAGGAGACTGAGATCTTAAATAATAAGTAGATTTAAGTCCAAGTTTCCATGCCAACATATAAATCTCATGTAGGTATTTACCACTTGCTTTATCTAAACTCATAAAGATATTTAAAGATTGCCCTTGGTCAATCCATTTTTGTCTAACTGCACCAGCTCTAATAATATCTAATTGGTCAACATCATATGCAGGTGTATAATATGTCCATGTTTCAGGACTAAGGTTTGGTACAACTACAGGGATAAGTCCTGATAAGTTCTCTTCATACCATTTTCTTTTATAAACTGGTTCAATAGCTTGTGTTGTTCCAACAAGGATTGAAATAGATGAAGTTGGAGCAATTGCCATTAAGTATCCATTTCTCATACCTTTTGATTTAACTTGCTCTCTTAATGCATCCCAATCATATCCAGCATCAAAAAGGTCTTTATCTACAAGTGCATTAACTGCTTGTGGTGCATGGTCGTGTGGCATAATACCTTTTGACCAGTTAGAACCTTCAAATGTTGGGTAAACACCTTTTTCAACACCAAGTTCACTTGATGCTTTAATTGCATTGTATGAGATTGCTTCCATAATTGAATCAATCTTTTTAAAGTGGTCATTACTTCCCCAAACAAGTTTTTGTTCCGCAAGCATTTGAGATTCACCCATAACACCAAGACCAATACTTCTTGATTTTAAGTTAGTTGCTTTTACTTTTCTAAGTGGATAGAAGTTTAAGTCAATTACATTATCTAACATTCTAACTGCAATTGGAACAACTCTTTCAATATCCTCTTTTGTATTGATTCTAGAAAGGTTAATTGATGCTAAGTTACAAACAGCTGTATCTCCATCTGTTTTCTCTTTCTCAACAATAAATACTCTTTTCCCATTTACAGAATCAAGAGCTGTAACTTTGTTCGCTTTTTTCTCTTGTCCACCATCAACTAATACTAAATCATCTTCTTCATAAGTTTCAATTGTACCGTCTACATATTCTAACTTGATTTTATAGTGGTTAGGGTTTGTATTTTGGAAAATCTCTGTACAAAGGTTAGAACTTCTAATATGTCCAACATGGTTGTTTGGATTTGCTCTATTTGCGTTGTCTTTGAAACAAAGGAATGGAGAACCAGACTCAAAATAAGAAGTTAAGATTTTTTTCCATAACTCTTTTGCTTTCATTCTTTCTTTAGTGATTGATTCATCATTTTCATAAGCAATATATCTTTCAATAAATGCTTCACCATGTAATTCAGATAAATCTTTTACTTCATATGGGTCAAATAAAGTCCAGTATGAATCTTCAGCAATTCTTTCCATAAATAGGTCTGTAATCCAAAGTGCAGGGAATAAATCATGTGCTCTTCTTCTCTCTTCACCAGAGTTTTTCTTTAAATCGATGAAATCGACAATATCCATATGCCAAGGCTCAAGGTAAACAGCAATAGCACCTTTTCTTGTACCTAATTGGTCAACTGCAATTGCAATGTCATTTGTGATTTTAAGAAATGGAACAGTACCACCAGCAGCACTTTTATGGTCATCAATAACTCCACCTAATGCTCTAATTTGGTTCCAGTCCCAACCAATACCACCACCATATTTAGAAAGTAGTGACATCTCTTTATATCCATCAAAGATACCTTCAATATTATCTGGACTTGAACCAATATAACAAGAACTTAATTGGTGTCTATTTGTTCTTGCATTTGATAATGTAGGAGTTGCTAACATAACTTCAAATTTTGAAACTACATCATAAAACTCTTTTGCTTTTTCTTGTTTATTCTCTTCATCTTGTGCTAAGAACATAGCAATTGCCATAAACATTTGTTGTGGTAATTCAATTGGATTACCATCTCTATTTTTGATTAAATATCTATCGTATAATGTTTTGATTCCAAGATAGTTGAAAAGGTAATCTCTTGATGGGTCAATATAATCATTTAACTCATCTAAGTCATAACCTTCACCTAAAGAAGGAAGTAATCTTCCTGCTTCTTTTCCATATCTTAGGTAATCTTTTAAATGGCAGTAAGGTTCACCTTTGATTCCATGAGTAACTTTTCCAACTTTGTGATATAGGTCAAATACAAAAAGTCTTGCGGCAACAAAAGTCCAATTTGGGACATCAATATCAATTTTTTCAACTGCAGTTTTTATTAATGCATCTTGAATATCTGAAGAACTCATTCCATCAATAAATTTAATTTGAGCATCTAGCTCTAGTTCACTTTGAGATACACCATCTAGAGCCTGAGTAGCTTCTATAGTCATCTTTTGGATTTTAGTAATATCTAAAACCTCTTTTCTACCATTTCTTTTTTGAATCATTATTGCCATCTTAGTTTAACCCCTATCCCTTTTATAAGTTAATTATTTAAATACTCTTTTAAATATAGCATCCACATTTTTTGTATAATAATCGTAGTTGAAACACTCTCTGATTTGTTCTTCAGATAGTTTTGCTCTTAGGTCTTCATCTGCTAATAAGTGACCTAAGTATAAAGACTCACCCTCTTCATTTAT
This genomic window contains:
- a CDS encoding ribonucleoside-diphosphate reductase subunit alpha — translated: MAIMIQKRNGRKEVLDITKIQKMTIEATQALDGVSQSELELDAQIKFIDGMSSSDIQDALIKTAVEKIDIDVPNWTFVAARLFVFDLYHKVGKVTHGIKGEPYCHLKDYLRYGKEAGRLLPSLGEGYDLDELNDYIDPSRDYLFNYLGIKTLYDRYLIKNRDGNPIELPQQMFMAIAMFLAQDEENKQEKAKEFYDVVSKFEVMLATPTLSNARTNRHQLSSCYIGSSPDNIEGIFDGYKEMSLLSKYGGGIGWDWNQIRALGGVIDDHKSAAGGTVPFLKITNDIAIAVDQLGTRKGAIAVYLEPWHMDIVDFIDLKKNSGEERRRAHDLFPALWITDLFMERIAEDSYWTLFDPYEVKDLSELHGEAFIERYIAYENDESITKERMKAKELWKKILTSYFESGSPFLCFKDNANRANPNNHVGHIRSSNLCTEIFQNTNPNHYKIKLEYVDGTIETYEEDDLVLVDGGQEKKANKVTALDSVNGKRVFIVEKEKTDGDTAVCNLASINLSRINTKEDIERVVPIAVRMLDNVIDLNFYPLRKVKATNLKSRSIGLGVMGESQMLAEQKLVWGSNDHFKKIDSIMEAISYNAIKASSELGVEKGVYPTFEGSNWSKGIMPHDHAPQAVNALVDKDLFDAGYDWDALREQVKSKGMRNGYLMAIAPTSSISILVGTTQAIEPVYKRKWYEENLSGLIPVVVPNLSPETWTYYTPAYDVDQLDIIRAGAVRQKWIDQGQSLNIFMSLDKASGKYLHEIYMLAWKLGLKSTYYLRSQSPEASNDVEDRSMECSGCQ